The following proteins come from a genomic window of Candidatus Obscuribacter sp.:
- a CDS encoding 1-acyl-sn-glycerol-3-phosphate acyltransferase: protein MKMLDFKPPLDTPFLLWWAKINLPLHMKFNLKGTTVKIKDGALANFAKVRGKHTMICPNHSNRHDPQVMFTVGARAGEYFNFVAAREVFDYDHGINGWWLQHLGCYSVVRGAADRESFKTTRKILSEGKKKLVLFPEGEISRQNDTLMPLESGAAQMSFWAMSDIEKNMSKIASTAGNTKPESIYILPVAFKYTYPRDITSELRGMLKSLELKLGLKVEEEEKFSVRVKRLAETLLVALEKEYGVIPKAEASMNIRVKDLRRQILKNLAGALNVTLDANARELECVRVLRNKIDDFIYADEAKMSTYEKEVHAEKEKTYRSYYKSLNRVVNFISIYDGYVTERATQERVAEVIDRLESEIMDGEPTIKGPREVLVDIGEPIDLGEYYEEYKTHKKEACAKVTDKLFAEIGAMLTQLENSRKPRYLD, encoded by the coding sequence ATGAAAATGCTTGATTTTAAACCGCCTCTAGATACTCCCTTTTTACTGTGGTGGGCAAAAATAAACTTGCCTCTGCACATGAAGTTTAATCTCAAAGGCACCACTGTAAAAATAAAAGATGGTGCACTGGCCAACTTTGCTAAAGTCAGAGGCAAACACACGATGATTTGCCCCAACCACAGCAATCGCCACGACCCTCAAGTGATGTTTACAGTGGGCGCAAGGGCGGGAGAATACTTCAACTTTGTCGCTGCTCGCGAAGTCTTTGACTATGACCACGGCATTAATGGCTGGTGGCTGCAACATTTAGGTTGTTATTCTGTAGTGCGCGGAGCAGCAGATAGAGAGTCATTTAAAACCACTCGCAAAATCCTTTCTGAAGGCAAAAAAAAGCTGGTGCTGTTTCCTGAGGGCGAAATCTCCAGGCAAAATGACACACTCATGCCCCTTGAGTCCGGTGCAGCGCAAATGAGTTTTTGGGCTATGTCTGACATCGAAAAAAACATGAGCAAAATCGCTAGCACTGCTGGTAATACCAAACCCGAATCAATTTATATTTTGCCTGTGGCGTTTAAATACACCTATCCTCGCGATATCACAAGCGAGCTGAGAGGCATGCTCAAAAGCCTGGAACTCAAACTCGGACTAAAAGTAGAGGAAGAAGAAAAGTTTAGTGTGCGCGTCAAACGACTAGCCGAGACCTTGCTAGTAGCACTAGAAAAAGAATACGGTGTCATCCCAAAAGCTGAAGCCTCGATGAATATCCGAGTCAAAGATCTACGCAGACAAATCCTCAAAAATCTAGCCGGCGCACTCAACGTCACCCTCGACGCCAACGCCCGTGAGCTAGAGTGTGTGCGGGTATTGCGCAATAAAATCGATGACTTTATCTATGCCGACGAAGCCAAAATGTCGACCTACGAAAAAGAAGTGCACGCTGAAAAAGAAAAAACGTACCGCTCCTATTACAAGAGTCTCAATAGGGTGGTCAATTTTATAAGTATCTATGATGGTTATGTGACTGAACGCGCCACCCAGGAACGAGTAGCCGAAGTAATCGACCGCCTGGAATCAGAAATAATGGACGGTGAGCCCACCATCAAAGGACCAAGAGAGGTCCTGGTGGACATTGGCGAGCCCATCGACCTGGGCGAATACTATGAAGAATACAAAACTCATAAAAAAGAAGCCTGTGCCAAGGTGACCGACAAGCTTTTTGCTGAAATAGGCGCCATGCTTACTCAATTGGAAAACAGTCGCAAGCCACGCTACTTAGATTAA
- a CDS encoding tetratricopeptide repeat protein: MDATQESISWETYLAAGIKALDLSKLEDAEKLFQKALIEARKDLARLRGDETEGVVVAVKEDDGGQSENIISPLVETIGKREEPDKRDRAPVKRVRLPGKDSPEERSLDHGLARIYDSMGELYRLQGNFKEAESFCKQSIDIYKRLFGDEDTSVARALTRLGAVYRAQGRYSMVEPLLREALTIYESEDADSQDPMEVAQMLETLADFLKAHGKYALAEPLFQRALAKRESVLGGDHASIGPNLYNLAVLYHAEGKYDQAKPLYERAVRMFEENWGPEHPSVATVLNYQAELYRSLGDFPNSEKIHWRALKIRQTVLGLQHPSTAQTLSNLALLFHIQCKYDQAEPLYKTLLDIRQKDWGPRHMHVAEVLNSLAEVYHDQSKYAEAEPLSTGELLRSSRKTWVMITPL; this comes from the coding sequence ATGGATGCCACGCAAGAGAGTATAAGCTGGGAAACATACCTGGCTGCCGGTATCAAGGCTCTCGATCTCTCCAAGCTTGAGGATGCCGAGAAGCTATTCCAAAAGGCTTTAATCGAAGCCCGGAAGGACCTTGCCCGCCTCCGTGGCGATGAGACCGAAGGCGTGGTAGTGGCGGTCAAAGAAGATGACGGTGGGCAATCCGAAAATATTATCAGTCCCCTGGTTGAGACAATCGGTAAGCGCGAAGAACCTGACAAACGGGACCGCGCACCGGTCAAGAGAGTCAGACTGCCAGGTAAAGACAGTCCAGAAGAACGCAGTCTGGACCACGGCCTGGCCCGTATCTATGACAGTATGGGTGAGCTTTATCGCTTGCAAGGCAATTTTAAAGAGGCTGAGTCCTTTTGCAAACAGTCAATCGATATCTATAAAAGATTGTTTGGTGACGAAGATACCTCGGTGGCGCGTGCTCTGACGCGGCTGGGTGCGGTTTACCGCGCACAAGGTCGCTACAGCATGGTGGAGCCCTTGCTGCGCGAGGCTCTCACTATTTATGAGTCTGAGGACGCTGATAGCCAGGATCCCATGGAAGTGGCTCAGATGCTTGAGACACTGGCTGACTTTCTCAAAGCCCACGGCAAATACGCGCTAGCTGAGCCGTTATTTCAAAGGGCGCTGGCCAAACGCGAATCTGTACTCGGGGGCGACCATGCCAGCATTGGTCCCAATCTCTATAATCTCGCTGTGCTCTATCATGCTGAGGGCAAATACGACCAGGCTAAGCCTCTCTATGAGCGGGCTGTGCGCATGTTTGAAGAAAACTGGGGACCAGAACATCCATCTGTAGCCACTGTGCTCAACTATCAAGCTGAGCTTTATCGCAGTCTTGGCGATTTTCCCAATTCCGAAAAAATCCACTGGCGCGCTCTCAAAATTCGCCAGACAGTGCTGGGCTTGCAACATCCCAGTACAGCGCAGACTCTGAGCAATCTAGCTCTGCTATTTCACATACAGTGCAAGTATGACCAGGCAGAGCCGCTCTACAAGACTCTTCTCGATATCAGACAAAAGGACTGGGGACCGCGCCATATGCATGTAGCTGAGGTGCTTAATTCATTGGCTGAGGTCTATCATGATCAGTCCAAATACGCTGAGGCTGAGCCCCTCTCTACTGGCGAGCTGTTGAGATCATCCAGGAAAACATGGGTCATGATCACCCCACTGTAG
- a CDS encoding TlpA family protein disulfide reductase, with protein sequence MPLRMDTPLPSIEGVDDWFNSPALKDADLAGHPVLIHFWALSCGICKESLPELNKWVDEYGSKGLKIISIHMPRMESDTDMPAVIACMKEWEMKQPCVVDNWHTITDRFENKYVPALYLFDAEHKMRHFQAGEKAVKMTEPVVQRVLGLAQSV encoded by the coding sequence ATGCCTCTTAGAATGGACACTCCCCTGCCTTCAATCGAAGGTGTTGACGACTGGTTCAATTCTCCTGCTCTTAAAGACGCTGATCTGGCCGGTCATCCTGTCTTGATTCATTTTTGGGCTCTGAGCTGTGGCATTTGCAAAGAGTCTTTGCCTGAGTTAAACAAATGGGTAGATGAGTACGGCTCAAAAGGACTCAAAATTATTTCAATCCATATGCCTCGTATGGAAAGCGATACTGACATGCCTGCTGTCATTGCCTGCATGAAAGAATGGGAAATGAAACAGCCTTGTGTGGTGGATAACTGGCACACAATCACAGATAGATTTGAAAACAAGTATGTGCCAGCCCTTTATCTCTTTGATGCTGAGCACAAAATGCGCCATTTTCAGGCTGGAGAAAAGGCCGTAAAAATGACCGAGCCAGTTGTACAAAGAGTGCTGGGTTTAGCACAATCAGTCTAA
- a CDS encoding DUF4388 domain-containing protein has translation MGISFHITSVREGTIFNVMQFLSLERVTGVLTVRFGRQIPEVTIYFVAGSITTAEFGAIVGDSVLDVLLCQEFAVKEVAFAPGRINQVNEQAIIVRSTNLANVMLNVSKDVDRCESRPFVYGLLPVNSSTNRTAPSILHILHDFGDWNESLSKVPRSDKDKKAPLPQCVLIHRALSRSALVYQRPLVSIKSLKPLLEIVGTLSEKESNNLRGYLRSLLPHPKATHLSIERFYAFASAIESIAQRRSPEVGDRARRAIHSLIQSATKLQEMGEAANA, from the coding sequence GTGGGCATAAGCTTTCACATCACATCGGTAAGAGAAGGCACCATATTTAATGTGATGCAGTTTCTCAGCCTGGAAAGAGTTACCGGTGTTTTGACTGTGCGCTTTGGCCGGCAAATACCAGAAGTCACTATATATTTTGTGGCTGGCTCAATTACCACTGCTGAGTTTGGCGCCATCGTGGGTGACTCAGTACTCGATGTACTGTTGTGCCAGGAATTTGCTGTCAAAGAAGTGGCATTTGCTCCGGGACGTATCAACCAGGTCAATGAGCAGGCCATCATTGTGCGCTCCACCAATCTCGCTAACGTCATGCTCAATGTCTCAAAAGACGTCGACAGATGCGAATCAAGACCCTTTGTCTATGGGCTCTTGCCAGTTAATAGCTCGACAAACCGCACAGCACCATCAATTTTGCATATCCTGCATGATTTTGGCGACTGGAACGAATCACTCTCCAAAGTGCCCCGCTCGGATAAAGACAAAAAGGCGCCGTTGCCGCAATGCGTGCTGATTCACAGGGCCCTCTCAAGGAGTGCGCTGGTCTATCAAAGACCACTGGTGTCTATTAAATCGCTCAAGCCGCTATTAGAAATTGTAGGCACACTCTCCGAAAAAGAATCCAACAACCTGCGCGGATATTTGCGCAGTCTTTTGCCGCATCCCAAAGCCACTCATCTATCCATTGAGCGCTTTTACGCATTTGCCTCAGCCATTGAGTCCATCGCCCAGAGACGCTCGCCAGAAGTTGGGGACCGGGCCAGACGTGCCATCCATAGCCTGATCCAGAGTGCCACCAAGCTCCAGGAAATGGGAGAGGCAGCGAATGCATGA
- the rplU gene encoding 50S ribosomal protein L21, with protein MFAIVEASGRQYELEPGRFIDIDMTGEEEGTVHVFDRVLMIVDGAESTIGAPYVTGAKVTGKVISKLEVNEAHGRIQSNIKSAKVIVYHQKPKKGTRKKAGHRVQSTRIMIEGITVGDKAVTAKK; from the coding sequence ATGTTCGCTATTGTGGAAGCCTCTGGAAGGCAATATGAGTTAGAGCCAGGTCGTTTTATCGACATCGATATGACTGGCGAAGAAGAAGGCACGGTCCATGTATTTGACCGCGTTTTGATGATTGTCGACGGTGCTGAGTCCACAATAGGCGCTCCCTATGTGACTGGCGCTAAGGTCACCGGCAAAGTGATTTCCAAACTGGAAGTCAACGAAGCTCATGGCCGCATCCAATCAAATATCAAATCAGCTAAAGTGATTGTTTATCACCAGAAGCCTAAAAAAGGTACCCGTAAAAAAGCCGGTCACCGTGTGCAATCGACCAGAATAATGATCGAAGGCATCACCGTCGGCGACAAAGCGGTCACCGCCAAGAAGTAA
- a CDS encoding polysaccharide deacetylase family protein gives MHENDRKKRREELKQDPRDFEHRMHHAKMGLLTFFGKSLLPEGYWTSRGLGTAGDINHRVMHLTFDDGPHPDCTPELLAMLKEMDCTATFFFIGEHARRYPKLVEDVYRAGHTIGNHSLSHSFLPLLTRPQLEYEIDQSNQILEVITGEKPKLFRPPFGIIDKRGADMLKQRQMKAVYWGAVADDWQEVGTEVVVKRIMRQVGGHELIVLHEGHSLGHQNVNAARQLIERLRQMGFDFGPVV, from the coding sequence ATGCATGAAAACGATAGAAAGAAACGTCGCGAAGAACTGAAGCAAGATCCGCGCGATTTTGAGCATCGCATGCACCATGCCAAAATGGGCTTGCTCACCTTTTTTGGTAAGAGTCTGCTACCAGAAGGCTACTGGACATCGCGCGGGCTTGGCACCGCTGGTGATATCAATCACAGAGTCATGCATCTTACTTTTGATGACGGACCACATCCGGATTGTACGCCAGAATTGCTGGCCATGCTCAAAGAGATGGACTGTACGGCAACATTCTTTTTTATCGGTGAGCATGCCAGACGCTATCCCAAACTAGTGGAGGATGTCTACCGCGCCGGTCACACAATAGGTAACCACAGCTTAAGTCACAGCTTTTTGCCTCTGCTTACAAGACCACAATTAGAATACGAAATCGATCAATCAAATCAAATATTAGAAGTAATCACAGGTGAAAAGCCAAAGTTATTTCGCCCTCCCTTTGGCATCATCGACAAGCGCGGTGCTGACATGCTCAAACAGCGTCAGATGAAAGCTGTCTACTGGGGAGCCGTTGCTGACGACTGGCAAGAGGTCGGCACCGAAGTCGTGGTCAAAAGAATCATGCGTCAAGTCGGTGGACATGAGCTAATCGTCCTGCATGAAGGACACAGCCTCGGGCATCAAAATGTCAATGCTGCGCGCCAATTGATAGAACGCTTGCGCCAGATGGGATTTGACTTTGGTCCAGTAGTCTAG
- a CDS encoding PAS domain S-box protein, producing the protein MSTEIDLEAYKAMAFIVENAPVAVLRVSFEGDLINLSPQFKEITGYTNFKGRSLFEILSPQFRESFVAFFESTTRFEDNGIKSCLTEIVKADGSRLQVGFSFRRSRAIKLDTNTEVPVFIVNVMPLS; encoded by the coding sequence ATGAGTACAGAAATCGATCTCGAAGCATACAAGGCAATGGCCTTTATAGTAGAAAATGCACCAGTGGCGGTGTTGAGAGTTTCTTTCGAGGGAGACCTGATAAATCTCTCGCCGCAATTCAAAGAAATCACAGGGTACACCAATTTTAAAGGCAGGAGCCTCTTTGAGATACTTTCTCCTCAATTTAGAGAATCTTTTGTGGCATTCTTTGAGAGTACCACTCGGTTTGAGGACAATGGCATCAAAAGTTGTTTGACCGAAATCGTAAAAGCTGATGGTTCCAGATTGCAAGTCGGATTTAGCTTTCGTAGGAGTAGAGCCATAAAGTTGGACACCAATACTGAGGTGCCTGTTTTTATTGTCAATGTGATGCCGTTGAGCTAA
- a CDS encoding beta-lactamase family protein has protein sequence MKRAKSLALWLMLASATILPVSAQQFNAAEPQLLQQQPQQQDAAFNQRLADIDAMITQRMATYNIPGYTIAIIKNGQVVFQKCYGYADLERRIPVTDNTVFGLASVTKSFTGLTLLSLVDRGLVGLDDPLQKYVDGLTRPYRNLTIRQLASMAAGVPAKLDKEIEWKNQLDSLVHTPLASEPGSQFLYSNYSYRLLGSVIARASGKRYLEMVEETILAPLQMRNTATTVLLAPSGMVAQGYTDNLGKGTASSCLQKSSGLICCRHVS, from the coding sequence GTGAAAAGAGCCAAATCACTAGCACTCTGGTTGATGCTAGCAAGTGCCACAATACTGCCAGTGAGTGCCCAACAGTTTAATGCCGCTGAGCCACAATTGTTGCAGCAACAGCCGCAGCAACAGGACGCAGCTTTTAATCAGCGTCTAGCTGACATCGACGCCATGATCACGCAACGCATGGCCACTTACAATATTCCAGGCTACACCATAGCAATCATAAAAAATGGACAGGTAGTCTTCCAAAAATGCTACGGCTATGCCGACTTAGAGCGGCGCATCCCGGTAACCGACAATACTGTATTTGGTCTGGCTAGTGTGACCAAAAGTTTTACTGGTTTAACACTTTTGTCTCTTGTGGACAGAGGGTTAGTTGGACTGGATGATCCACTGCAAAAATATGTTGATGGCTTGACCAGACCCTATCGCAATTTGACAATTAGACAACTGGCGTCGATGGCGGCAGGAGTGCCAGCCAAACTAGACAAAGAAATTGAATGGAAAAACCAGCTAGACAGCCTGGTGCATACACCACTGGCTTCTGAGCCAGGCTCACAATTTCTCTATTCAAATTATAGTTACAGATTGCTTGGCTCAGTGATTGCCAGAGCATCGGGCAAGCGCTATCTGGAAATGGTAGAAGAAACAATCTTAGCTCCGCTACAAATGAGAAACACAGCCACTACAGTGCTGCTTGCTCCAAGCGGCATGGTGGCGCAGGGTTATACAGATAATCTGGGCAAAGGCACTGCGTCCAGTTGTCTACAAAAGTCCAGCGGTCTCATTTGCTGCCGGCATGTTAGCTAG
- a CDS encoding UDP-N-acetylmuramoyl-L-alanyl-D-glutamate--2,6-diaminopimelate ligase — translation MLRNSGAALPSIVKPDSSDLSNPVITGVAYDSRAVKPGDIFISIEGMKQDGNAFIAQAIQNGASCIVSEKSTGPYTAPLLLVPDARKAMASLASALYEKPSSKLRVLGVTGTNGKTTTTHLIEHILNFAGLKTGLIGTLGARLPIYEESNGKPVYKGKSQYLDVHHTTPQASDLQALLHTMASDGLSHVAMEVSSHALALNRVQDCNFASATLTNITQDHLDFHKTMDNYWRAKQLLFKMLQAPPGQKTTAAINLDDDLADEFTKTLNKDVELFTYGLSKEARIHPKEFHFDHKGTAVTLATPHGDIAFTTRLTGEFNLYNVMAAMAVALGEGISKEQVAESLRDFAGVSGRFEVVQAKTADSNSQNPLCIVDYAHTPDGLDNVLKAARALVPKEGKLIALFGCGGDRDSSKRPQMGEIAETLADRVVVTSDNPRSEDPQQIIADILAGIKRLKDVTVEVDRAKAIAMAVKMAQAGDVLVVAGKGHETYQILKDKTIDFDDRVEVAQALSTRI, via the coding sequence CTGCTCCGTAATAGCGGAGCAGCTTTGCCGTCTATAGTAAAACCAGACAGCTCTGACTTATCTAATCCAGTAATCACTGGTGTGGCCTACGACTCCAGGGCGGTAAAGCCCGGCGATATCTTTATCTCCATCGAGGGGATGAAGCAAGATGGCAATGCCTTTATTGCCCAGGCCATACAAAACGGAGCCAGCTGCATCGTCTCCGAAAAATCGACAGGACCATACACTGCCCCGCTTTTGCTCGTACCCGATGCTCGCAAAGCGATGGCCAGTCTGGCTAGCGCACTCTACGAAAAACCATCGAGCAAACTGAGAGTACTGGGTGTGACCGGCACAAACGGCAAAACCACTACCACTCACTTAATCGAACATATCCTCAATTTTGCCGGACTCAAAACTGGACTTATTGGCACCTTAGGCGCACGCCTGCCCATCTACGAAGAAAGCAATGGCAAGCCAGTCTACAAGGGTAAAAGCCAGTATCTGGATGTCCATCACACCACTCCACAAGCCTCTGACCTGCAAGCTTTGCTCCATACAATGGCAAGCGACGGTCTCAGTCATGTAGCCATGGAAGTAAGTAGTCATGCCCTGGCCTTAAACCGCGTGCAAGACTGCAACTTTGCTTCTGCCACATTGACCAATATCACCCAGGATCACCTTGACTTCCACAAGACCATGGACAACTACTGGAGAGCCAAACAATTGCTCTTCAAAATGTTGCAAGCACCGCCAGGTCAAAAGACCACTGCAGCCATCAACCTTGACGATGATCTGGCTGACGAATTCACCAAAACTCTGAACAAAGATGTTGAGCTATTTACTTATGGACTTAGTAAAGAAGCGCGCATCCACCCTAAAGAGTTTCACTTTGACCACAAAGGTACCGCCGTTACTCTTGCCACTCCCCATGGTGACATTGCTTTTACCACCAGACTGACTGGCGAGTTTAACCTCTACAATGTCATGGCCGCTATGGCTGTAGCTCTCGGTGAGGGCATAAGCAAAGAACAAGTGGCTGAGTCACTGCGCGACTTTGCTGGAGTATCGGGTCGCTTTGAAGTAGTGCAGGCAAAGACAGCCGATAGCAACAGTCAAAACCCACTTTGCATAGTGGACTACGCTCACACTCCCGATGGTCTCGACAACGTCCTCAAAGCAGCCAGAGCACTGGTGCCAAAAGAGGGCAAATTGATTGCTTTGTTTGGCTGTGGTGGCGATAGAGATAGCTCCAAACGCCCACAGATGGGCGAAATAGCCGAAACCCTGGCAGATAGAGTAGTGGTTACATCTGACAACCCGCGCTCTGAAGACCCTCAGCAAATCATTGCTGACATACTGGCTGGCATCAAAAGGCTAAAAGACGTCACAGTGGAAGTGGACCGGGCTAAAGCAATTGCCATGGCAGTCAAAATGGCTCAAGCCGGAGATGTACTCGTGGTAGCAGGTAAGGGTCACGAGACTTACCAAATACTCAAGGACAAAACTATAGACTTCGATGACCGCGTCGAGGTAGCACAGGCTTTAAGTACTAGAATATAA
- a CDS encoding alpha/beta hydrolase — MPQNVVKALFFRNSFKSYTPKKVIVDLLRLYVLYVLLAMVIMTGLKDKLILFPYQDVSWKPIVKDMESKFNCQAQELRFKAKDGSLLSALYIKSKDPKVDKVAIVSHGNAGNLGHRIGLASYLLLAGSSVLLYDYRAFGESEGQAKLGNIIEDGLSAYDYTANTLGYKPENIILYGESIGCGVTTSIMNERKASAVILQSPFVSLMKTARDKLFFLCTVPDLVTGKEQLDNLAAVKKAHPPLLIMHGDKDFTLPGKYSDELFAAASEPKQLFIVKGAGHNDVYSDPKNGVLGALKNFIQGLPKQPSQTESKAALKALQEI, encoded by the coding sequence ATGCCGCAAAATGTTGTAAAAGCACTTTTTTTTCGCAACAGCTTCAAGTCTTATACTCCTAAAAAAGTAATCGTAGATTTGCTCAGACTTTATGTACTGTATGTCCTTTTGGCGATGGTAATAATGACCGGGCTCAAAGATAAACTAATCCTATTCCCCTATCAGGACGTAAGCTGGAAGCCCATCGTCAAGGACATGGAAAGCAAGTTTAATTGCCAGGCACAAGAGCTCAGGTTTAAAGCTAAAGACGGATCGCTACTATCTGCGCTCTATATAAAAAGCAAAGATCCAAAAGTAGATAAAGTCGCCATAGTCTCACACGGCAACGCCGGCAATCTTGGTCACCGTATCGGTCTAGCTAGTTATCTACTCCTGGCCGGCAGCTCAGTGCTACTCTATGATTATCGTGCTTTTGGTGAGAGTGAAGGTCAGGCCAAGCTCGGCAATATCATCGAAGATGGTCTGTCCGCCTACGACTACACCGCTAACACACTAGGCTACAAACCAGAAAACATCATCCTCTATGGTGAATCAATTGGTTGTGGTGTCACCACCAGTATCATGAATGAACGCAAAGCCTCAGCCGTAATATTGCAATCGCCTTTTGTCTCACTGATGAAAACAGCTAGAGACAAGCTATTTTTTCTCTGTACCGTGCCAGATCTAGTTACTGGCAAAGAGCAATTGGACAATCTCGCCGCCGTAAAAAAGGCTCATCCACCACTGCTTATCATGCATGGCGACAAAGACTTTACTTTGCCTGGCAAATACTCGGATGAGCTATTTGCCGCAGCCAGTGAGCCCAAACAACTATTTATAGTCAAGGGAGCAGGACACAATGACGTATACAGCGACCCTAAAAACGGTGTTTTAGGAGCACTTAAAAACTTCATCCAGGGGCTGCCAAAACAACCATCCCAGACCGAATCAAAAGCAGCGTTAAAAGCGCTACAAGAGATTTAG
- a CDS encoding ComF family protein yields the protein MSTLKQTTIKFKRWRYSAEHHLASLFGGGPCRLCHSPELQLTKLHGLPFMPRKLCSDCLLTFVQEPLKGIIVVPDLNEPIIIQYHSAAPYQGDLRKIIHMVKYEGDQMLALDLPPLLVPALRLSLDNERDNILVPVPLHPDKLRERGFNQCHVLARGLHLLATTTGADLRLAPDLLMRTIYTRPQKGLKAIERQANVAGAFSTRARLKGEHIIILDDVLTSGATISTCARVLLQSGASKVSALTLGRASWRNPPSSAQPAETWEQLGTV from the coding sequence TTGTCTACACTAAAACAAACAACAATCAAATTTAAGCGCTGGCGCTATAGCGCTGAGCATCACCTTGCCAGTCTCTTTGGCGGCGGTCCTTGCCGACTTTGCCACAGCCCCGAGCTACAACTGACAAAGTTGCATGGCTTACCATTTATGCCCCGCAAATTGTGCAGTGACTGCTTACTTACTTTTGTACAAGAGCCCCTCAAGGGGATAATTGTAGTACCAGATTTAAACGAGCCAATAATTATTCAGTATCACAGTGCCGCACCATATCAGGGTGACTTGCGCAAAATCATTCACATGGTCAAATATGAGGGTGACCAGATGCTGGCTCTTGATTTGCCACCACTACTAGTACCAGCGCTGAGGCTCAGCCTGGACAATGAGCGCGACAATATCCTTGTGCCAGTACCGCTCCATCCAGACAAACTACGAGAGCGAGGCTTTAATCAGTGCCATGTCCTGGCCAGAGGACTGCACTTGCTTGCCACCACCACTGGCGCCGACCTGAGACTGGCGCCTGACCTGCTTATGCGCACCATTTATACTCGCCCCCAAAAGGGACTCAAAGCGATAGAGCGCCAGGCTAATGTAGCTGGGGCTTTTAGCACAAGAGCCAGACTAAAGGGCGAGCATATTATCATCCTCGATGATGTACTCACCTCCGGGGCCACCATAAGCACATGCGCCAGAGTGCTTTTGCAATCTGGCGCATCTAAAGTTAGTGCTCTGACATTGGGTCGAGCGAGCTGGCGCAATCCGCCTAGCTCTGCACAGCCGGCTGAAACATGGGAGCAACTCGGCACTGTCTGA
- a CDS encoding tetratricopeptide repeat protein, producing MGHDHPTVAKALRRLAQLYEEQENFEEADRLYQWGLGVSEKAFGAEHPEVAELVARYAALQRKIIAGDDDDDGETTEILWRN from the coding sequence ATGGGTCATGATCACCCCACTGTAGCTAAAGCCTTAAGGAGGCTAGCCCAGCTCTATGAAGAGCAAGAAAACTTTGAAGAAGCCGATAGGCTCTATCAGTGGGGCCTTGGTGTAAGTGAAAAAGCCTTTGGGGCAGAACACCCCGAAGTAGCTGAGCTCGTTGCTCGCTACGCTGCCTTGCAACGCAAAATCATTGCTGGTGATGACGATGATGATGGTGAAACCACCGAAATACTCTGGCGTAACTAG
- the rpmA gene encoding 50S ribosomal protein L27: MAHKKGAGSTRNGRDSQPKRLGVKKYGGEEVGPGHILVRQRGTKIHPGKNVMRGSDDSLFAVAIGVVKYEMSRGRKLVSVYPV; encoded by the coding sequence ATGGCACATAAAAAGGGCGCCGGCTCTACAAGAAACGGAAGAGACAGCCAACCAAAACGTCTTGGCGTCAAAAAATATGGCGGTGAAGAAGTAGGACCCGGTCACATCCTGGTCAGACAACGTGGCACCAAAATCCACCCTGGCAAAAACGTAATGCGCGGCTCAGACGACTCGCTCTTTGCAGTTGCCATCGGCGTCGTCAAATACGAAATGTCCAGAGGTCGCAAGTTGGTCAGTGTCTACCCAGTTTGA
- a CDS encoding peroxiredoxin: MLQVGKRAPDFDMPSTKDLKTLKDNVKLTDYKGKWLVLFFYPLDFTFVCPTELKAFSDAYDQFKKAGAEVLAISTDSVYSHRAWINTSESQGGLGPINYVLASDITKDVSRDFGVLMEDKGIALRGLFIIDQDGVLQYQVVHSLNIGRSVEETLRVLEALKTGGLCQADWKPGQKPMTV; the protein is encoded by the coding sequence ATGTTGCAAGTTGGAAAAAGAGCTCCGGATTTTGACATGCCCTCCACCAAGGACCTTAAGACCTTGAAGGACAATGTCAAACTAACCGATTACAAAGGTAAATGGCTCGTTCTGTTCTTCTATCCTCTGGATTTCACCTTCGTTTGCCCTACCGAACTGAAGGCATTTTCAGACGCTTATGATCAATTCAAGAAAGCTGGCGCTGAAGTGCTCGCTATCTCTACCGACAGTGTTTACAGCCACAGAGCCTGGATCAACACCAGCGAATCTCAAGGTGGACTGGGACCAATCAACTACGTTCTCGCTTCAGACATCACCAAAGATGTCAGCCGCGATTTTGGTGTCTTGATGGAAGATAAAGGTATCGCCCTGCGCGGTCTTTTCATCATCGACCAAGACGGTGTATTGCAATATCAAGTAGTACACTCACTCAACATCGGCCGCTCCGTAGAAGAAACCCTCCGCGTACTTGAAGCTCTCAAGACCGGCGGTCTCTGCCAAGCTGATTGGAAACCAGGCCAAAAGCCAATGACTGTGTAA